One part of the Chloroflexi bacterium ADurb.Bin180 genome encodes these proteins:
- the liaR_3 gene encoding Transcriptional regulatory protein LiaR gives MSAPLRILLVDDHVLFRQGIRFGIASRTDMEVVGQAGDGLEAITLARETMPDVILMDISMPRLGGLEATRQIKREMPHARILILTASEEDQDLLEAVKAGASGYLLKDLTAAELFERIQIVARGEVILSGLVANRILQELGGRARPDSERELAEPLSSRELEVLQRLAKGLTNREIADELFISEGTVKNHLKNILEKLHLSNRIQAAVYAVRQGLVDCV, from the coding sequence GTGAGCGCACCGCTGCGGATCCTGCTGGTGGACGACCACGTCCTGTTTCGGCAGGGGATCCGGTTCGGGATAGCGTCCCGCACGGACATGGAGGTCGTGGGCCAGGCTGGCGATGGGCTGGAAGCCATCACCTTGGCGCGCGAGACCATGCCCGACGTGATTCTGATGGACATCTCCATGCCCCGGCTCGGCGGGCTCGAAGCCACGCGGCAGATCAAGCGGGAGATGCCCCACGCCCGGATCCTCATCCTGACAGCCTCCGAGGAAGATCAGGACCTGTTGGAGGCGGTCAAGGCCGGCGCCTCGGGCTACTTGCTCAAAGACTTGACCGCAGCCGAGCTGTTCGAGCGGATCCAAATCGTGGCCCGAGGAGAGGTCATCCTGTCCGGCCTTGTCGCCAACCGGATCTTGCAGGAGCTGGGAGGCCGCGCGCGGCCGGATAGCGAGCGGGAGCTCGCCGAACCCCTCAGCTCCCGCGAGCTGGAGGTGCTCCAGCGGCTGGCCAAAGGGTTGACCAACCGCGAAATCGCCGACGAGCTCTTTATCTCCGAGGGCACGGTCAAGAACCACCTGAAGAACATCCTCGAAAAGCTGCACTTGAGCAATCGCATTCAGGCGGCGGTGTACGCGGTCCGGCAAGGATTGGTTGACTGCGTCTAG